The DNA segment AAGTTCTGGTCTGGACTCTTCATTTCCATTATCCTCTTCAGTTTCTGAACAGGGCTCTTCCTTATCAGCCGAACTACCCTCATGTTCTTGctcaagtttttcttttttcctcaacaattcttcttctcttgcCGCCTGCAATCTTTGCTGTTCCTGTAAAAGAgcaattctttcttttaggCTCATCTGAGGCTGGTCTTTCTTCAACTGATCATTTTCAGTTTCCATTTCCCCACTTTCCACTTGCGCACGATTAATTGGTTCAGGAACACTCTTGTTCTcgcttttttttaaagactttttcctttcaagATTGGACGTATCATTAGCTGGTATTCCAGGGGGAACGTAGTACTTAGGAGCATCCGCCAAAATGGTCTTTTTGACAGGtatattttccaaatccAAGTGACCTGATTTTGGTAAAGGTGCCTGCTCTGATAAATCTTGATTAAACATAGATAATCGCGCTTTTAACTTTGGTGAATCCATAGGAATGTTCCTTTCGCGATTGGTAGATAAATCGTCCTGAGCCTGTGCTGGCGCTGGTGCTGACACAGATGGTggagtttctttttttgtttcgaAAGCAACGGGCTCCTGGAGGTCCTTTGGCTCTGCTTGAGGTTGGGCAGTATCTTGTTGGGTGGGAGCTGCAATCGCGGGTGATTCCACTTTCTCTCCACTTTCAGACACCTGAGCAGCTACAAAACTTTTGGGGAAGATACCCTCAATGACCTCGCCATTGGAATCCTGGTACTCTCCGAAATACCATTCTGCGTCTTCAACAGACGTAACTGTAAtttcttgatctttttcaaagttcAAATCGTCCTCGTAATCGGACTTGTAAGGGAATTGAGCTACCACTTTGAAGGGCACCTCGGGTTCACTCATCCTAGGGTTGGGGAAAGAttgtattttcttctatcaGATGTAGCAGTTTGCAAACAATTAATCGTTGACGCTGATTGAATGCTACTGTTTCACTACGCGTTAGCAGGCACTTACTACTCCCTGTTGAATTCGTTATTAAGGAGTATATAATTTAGAAGATAAAATAGGGGCTTCGTAAACCTGTAACTCCCATCAGGGCATTGTGTAAATTTTATTTAGGCcaagtatatttttatgAGGGTTGAAAATCTTGCAGTTCCCCTGTTTTTAAGGGTTTATATATTGAGGATGCGGGCGGAACGCGAAAAAGGAATACAATATAACTATGTAAACATCGTCATCTTGAaataattatcaacaaggATTTCGTGTGGTTTACTAGATACGAATACAAAGGAGTTAGGATAGCACTATCTTAATACTGcatatcaaaatttcacgggttttttttttttccaattgaCAGTAACTTTTACTCTGGGCGTGGAAATGAATTACACAAACGAGTATAGGCGGGAAGAGACAGAAGCGACTAATAAACAATATCTTTACAATAAGACTGTAAAGTCCGCGTACGCAGATGCGCTGAAGGACAAAATTAATAGAGAGCAGACGATCGGCCTTCCGGCTGTCGAAAAAGGGACAATAACTAGCGGGGAAACAAAGAACTACAACCTGGATAAAGAGAACGATTCCGCATACGAGatgttcaagaaaaatcttGGTGTTCCGATAGGTCATCATGAGGGAGACAATAATGACGATGATTATGATGACGACGAACCGTacattgatgaagatgaagaggagACAGACAGGTATAGTGACGATGACTACACAGATGAAGCAGACAAGAGTTTTATAGAGGATAGTGATTCTGATAGCTACgatttggaagaaaactCTGACCTTGAAGAAAGCTGGGGAAGTTCTAGTGAGGACGGGAAGTTGCCGTGGggaaagtattttttttatggaggtctcttctttgttttctatttccttggatctttttttataacaGCAGTCagaaataatgatgatgacggCAATTTATCCGGTGCTATATCATCCCCAGGTAAATCATTCATCAATCTACAGAAACAGGTGAATCATTTATATAGTGAATTAAGCAAGCGGGACGAAAAGCATTCTTCAGAATTGGATAAAACTGTAAAAGTCATCATTTCCCAGTTCGAGAAAAACATCAAGAAACTACTGCCTCCAAATTTGGTCAATTTTGAGAATAACATTAGTTCATTGACAAAACAGGTTGACACGATTTCAACTTCTATGAGTGAGTTGCAGAGGCAAAGAGATAGGTTTACTGTTGAAAATGTTACTCAATGGCAGGATCAATTAGTGAAACAATTAGACACACATCTTCCCCAAGAGATACCCGTGGTAATTAACAATTCTTCATCGCTATTAATAATCCCCGAATTACACAATTATTTGTCGGCTTTGATTTCAGACGTTATTGAGACTCCAGGGATTGTGACTACCGGCGGTACTGAAAATCGCTGGGAGTATGACTTGAATCATTATGTAAAGGAAATTCTTTCGGATGAGTTGCAGTATATCGATAAGGATTACTTCATTCAAGAAATGAACAGAAGATTACAATCCaacaaacaagaaatttgGAAAGAGATCACGAACAGGTTAGAATCGCAACAGCAGCAGGTCCAGTCGGATTATTCAAATGCACCACAGCAATATTCGAGcatattgatgaagagaCTAATACATCAAATTTACAATTCCAATCAACACCAATGGGAGGATGATTTAGATTTTGCCACTTATGTTCAAG comes from the Saccharomyces mikatae IFO 1815 strain IFO1815 genome assembly, chromosome: 10 genome and includes:
- the MPS3 gene encoding Mps3p (similar to Saccharomyces cerevisiae MPS3 (YJL019W); ancestral locus Anc_5.165) gives rise to the protein MNYTNEYRREETEATNKQYLYNKTVKSAYADALKDKINREQTIGLPAVEKGTITSGETKNYNLDKENDSAYEMFKKNLGVPIGHHEGDNNDDDYDDDEPYIDEDEEETDRYSDDDYTDEADKSFIEDSDSDSYDLEENSDLEESWGSSSEDGKLPWGKYFFYGGLFFVFYFLGSFFITAVRNNDDDGNLSGAISSPGKSFINLQKQVNHLYSELSKRDEKHSSELDKTVKVIISQFEKNIKKLLPPNLVNFENNISSLTKQVDTISTSMSELQRQRDRFTVENVTQWQDQLVKQLDTHLPQEIPVVINNSSSLLIIPELHNYLSALISDVIETPGIVTTGGTENRWEYDLNHYVKEILSDELQYIDKDYFIQEMNRRLQSNKQEIWKEITNRLESQQQQVQSDYSNAPQQYSSILMKRLIHQIYNSNQHQWEDDLDFATYVQGTKLLNHLTSPTWKQGNGVQPIELLTDSKQSSSTYWQCENEPECSWAIRFKTPLYLTQMSYIHGRFTNNLHIMNSAPRIISLYVKLTYTKEIKALQALANQYSFGQPHKRDRNYIKISKFEYRLTDSRIRQQIPLPPWFIQLKPLVRSIVFQVEENYGNKKFTSLRKFIINGVTPQDLQIIENNEFPVLLGDIPEYGVAQNANEGKRKVLPSTPLYASPPTVNTRFHPASKVPSFGQDELDQ